The Flavobacterium sp. 140616W15 sequence AGTTTCTTTTCGTTTTATTGCCGAAACACCATACACATCTGACTTTTCATAGATTGTCAAGATGTTTCCACAATAATTTAAATCAGGGATTTGTTTTATATCAGCATCAGTAAAACATCCTATAAATACAAAATTAACGTTGGGATTTGCCAAATAAGTAGAAACGTATTGAGCAATATAACCTCCTTTAGAAGTACCTATTACTGTTATTTTATTAGGATTAACGCCTTTTTTAATCAAGCTATTAATTTGTTTTACAGTTTTTCTAACGAATTTATTGAAATCGGTTTCTGGAGTTCTTAATTCACTAAAAACAATAAAATTATCATCTTTAAACGATTTAATGATTTCATTGTATTCTGCTCTTCCATACTCAGGATGTTCAGTATTTAAATCGTTTTCTTCAAGGAATTTATTGTGTAAAAAAAAGATATAGGCTTGTGTTGTATCTTTTACTTTTTGTTGACCAAAACAAAGAGTACTTAAAAGGATAAAAAATAAAAAACACACAACGTTTTGAGTTTTACTCATAATGTTAATATTAAGGATATACTTTCAAATGTACATAAAAAAAATGCATCAATAAACCATTATTTAGGCTTATTGATGCAAAAAATTATTGCTTAAAACGGTAAAAAGTTTTACAATTTTAAATCTTTAATGTCATTGTAATGTACTTTTTGAGCAACAGTTCCATTATTTAAAATTACGATACTAGGATTCGCTCTTTCGATTGTTTTAAGAGTTATTGCATCACAAAAGTAAAAATCAACATTTAGTTTGTATTGTTTTTTTGCAGCAGCAATTTCATCTTGTCCTGAAGCTGTCATTGCAATTACTTTATATCCTTTTGCTTTAGCTTCTTCATTTAATTTTTCTAATTTTTCCATACCAGCTGGTTCAGAACGAGTTAAATCGTAAGTAACAAAAATCATAAGTTTTGGTTCTTTTAAGAATTGATCTTTATAATCTTCCCCATCTTTTTCCATAGAAAAATCATGAATAGGAGGTACGTAACCTTCTGTGATCACTTTGTCTTTTCGGTCAACAAACGTTGCTCCTTCTGGGATAGACATTAAATCTTTTTCAGTAAATTCTTTGTTTACACCATTTACATTGTAAATAAAAATCATTTCAACTACTGACTGTGGAGCTCCTTCAGGAATTTCCATTCCTTTTTCGATGTTTGAACCTACTTTATATGGACGGAAATCTTTTATTGGTAAATGGTTCAACACCCAAATTCCCATAAAAATGCACAAAAAGATACTTATATAGGTAATAATATTTTGAACGCTGTTACTGAATAAAGGTTTAACTAATTCTTTGTTAATGAATAATATTAAAATGAAGAATAGTAAAACGATGTCTTTCGTGAACGATTGCCAAGGTGTTAAATGCAAAGCATCACCAAAACAACCACAATCTTTTACTACATCAAAGTATGCAGAATAAAAAGTAAGGAAAGTAAAAAGGATAATAAGGATTAATAAGCTCCAAATTGTAATTTTAGATTTGTAGCCAATAAGAAGCATTACTCCCAAAATTACTTCTAGAATTACTAAAAACAAGGCTAATCCTAGTGATAATGGCTCTAAAAAAGGGATATTGAAAACAGGTTCGCTAAAGTATTCTGCTAATTTATAAGAGAATCCAACAGGGTCATTTAGTTTTATTAATCCAGAAATAATAAATAATACTCCAACAAATATTCTTGAGAATTGTGTAATTATATTTTTCATGTAGGTTTTAAGTTTAAGTTTTTTGAAGGTTACAAAATAGGAATTATTTTTTGTTTCCAAAGGGTCTAATATCAATGCAAAAACAGCGTAGTTAATCATATCTTGATAATTAGCATCGATTCCTTCAGATACCAAAGTTTTACCTTTATTATCTTCTATTTGTTTAACGCGAAGTAATTTTTGAAGAATGATATCAGTTAATGAGCTCACACGCATATCACGCCATGCTTCACCATAATCATGGTTTTTTGCTAGCATTAATTCTTTAGTGATTTTTACTTTGGCATCGTATAATTCAGTTGCTTTTTCTACATCTAAATCAGGCTGATCAGCAACTCCTAATTCTAATTGAATTAATGCCATTACTGAATAGTTGATGATTCCTATGAATTCTCCTTTTTCATCTTCGTCAACTTTACGAATTTCATTTTCTTGTAAGCTTCTAATTCGTTGTGCTTTTATAAAAATCTGGTCGGTTAATGAAGGCAACCTTAATATGCGCCACGCACTACCATAGTCTTTCATTTTATTGATAAAAAGCGAACGACAAATCGCAATTACATTATCGTATTCTTGAGGAGTATTCTTCATTATTGATGTATATTTGTCTAAATTTCTTCAAAAATAAGGATAAAATTTTTAAAAGTTTTGTTTCAAGTTTCAAGTTTTGTTTGTTTCAGGTTAAAATCTGTTAGAAAACGTTTTGCAACTTGAAGCTTTAGACTAAAATAAAATAAAATTATGTTGATTAACTGCAAAGGGCAACTCATTGATTTGTCAGTTCCTAAGGTAATGGGAATTTTAAATGTAACGCCAAATTCTTTTTTTGATGGCGGAAAATACAATAGCAATCAGGCGATACTTTCTCAAGTAGAAAAAATGCTTTCTGATGGGGCTACATTTATCGATCTTGGAGCATATTCGAGTAAGCCAAGTGCCGAGTTTGTTTCGGAAGAAGAAGAATTAGACCGAATTGTTCCTGTTGTAAAATTGATTTTAAAACATTATCCAGATGCATTCCTTTCTATAGATACTTTTAGAAGTGAAGTAGCAAAAGCTTGTATCGAAAATGGAGCTGCTATTATCAATGATATTTCGGGAGGTAATCTAGATGATAAAATGTTCGAGGTAATTGCCAAATACAATGTTCCGTATATCTTGATGCATATGCGAGGTACGCCACAAACGATGCAAAGCCTGACTGAATATGATGATATTGTAAAGGAGATGCTTTTTTATTTTTCTGAAAAAATTGCACAAGCTAGAAATCTAGGTATAAACGATATTATATTAGATCCTGGTTTTGGTTTTTCTAAAACGCTAGATCAAAATTATGAGGTCTTGCAAAAAATGGAATTATTTAATTTATTAGAATTACCCGTTTTGGCTGGATTTTCTAGAAAGTCAATGATATACAAAGAATTAAATACTAGTCAGCAAGAAGCGTTGAACGGAACAACGATAC is a genomic window containing:
- a CDS encoding BT_3928 family protein, which encodes MKNIITQFSRIFVGVLFIISGLIKLNDPVGFSYKLAEYFSEPVFNIPFLEPLSLGLALFLVILEVILGVMLLIGYKSKITIWSLLILIILFTFLTFYSAYFDVVKDCGCFGDALHLTPWQSFTKDIVLLFFILILFINKELVKPLFSNSVQNIITYISIFLCIFMGIWVLNHLPIKDFRPYKVGSNIEKGMEIPEGAPQSVVEMIFIYNVNGVNKEFTEKDLMSIPEGATFVDRKDKVITEGYVPPIHDFSMEKDGEDYKDQFLKEPKLMIFVTYDLTRSEPAGMEKLEKLNEEAKAKGYKVIAMTASGQDEIAAAKKQYKLNVDFYFCDAITLKTIERANPSIVILNNGTVAQKVHYNDIKDLKL
- a CDS encoding YqiA/YcfP family alpha/beta fold hydrolase is translated as MSKTQNVVCFLFFILLSTLCFGQQKVKDTTQAYIFFLHNKFLEENDLNTEHPEYGRAEYNEIIKSFKDDNFIVFSELRTPETDFNKFVRKTVKQINSLIKKGVNPNKITVIGTSKGGYIAQYVSTYLANPNVNFVFIGCFTDADIKQIPDLNYCGNILTIYEKSDVYGVSAIKRKETSKLKINHFKEIELNTNLKHGFLYKALNDWIVPCKKWANGNYQLK
- the folP gene encoding dihydropteroate synthase, whose product is MLINCKGQLIDLSVPKVMGILNVTPNSFFDGGKYNSNQAILSQVEKMLSDGATFIDLGAYSSKPSAEFVSEEEELDRIVPVVKLILKHYPDAFLSIDTFRSEVAKACIENGAAIINDISGGNLDDKMFEVIAKYNVPYILMHMRGTPQTMQSLTEYDDIVKEMLFYFSEKIAQARNLGINDIILDPGFGFSKTLDQNYEVLQKMELFNLLELPVLAGFSRKSMIYKELNTSQQEALNGTTILNTISLTKGAKILRVHDVKEAMECVTLYNKIAT